The following proteins are encoded in a genomic region of Musa acuminata AAA Group cultivar baxijiao chromosome BXJ2-11, Cavendish_Baxijiao_AAA, whole genome shotgun sequence:
- the LOC135627614 gene encoding senescence associated gene 20-like — ADPIRLTACHPRPELPASSLTAAETHRPPPKLANGSRVAESPEGTVRDLYEAINGRDVGRLHQLLAPDLEWWFHGQPEHQHLKRLLTGEAEYIAFEFEPQEVASFGSTVVAEGCSPGAVWVHAWTVDPEGVITQVREYFNTSLTVTRLGGDSALSSPASSSSKDSAGSTQCLPVWESRLHQRARKSLPGLVLAI; from the coding sequence GCTGACCCCATTCGCCTCACTGCTTGCCATCCCAGACCGGAGCTTCCTGCTTCCTCGTTAACGGCGGCTGAGACCCACAGGCCACCACCGAAGCTGGCGAACGGCAGCCGAGTAGCGGAGAGCCCGGAAGGGACGGTGCGAGACTTGTATGAGGCCATCAACGGGCGGGACGTGGGGAGGCTGCACCAGCTGCTGGCGCCGGACCTGGAGTGGTGGTTTCATGGCCAGCCGGAGCACCAGCACCTGAAGCGCCTCCTCACCGGCGAGGCGGAGTATATCGCCTTCGAGTTCGAGCCGCAGGAGGTGGCGTCCTTCGGCTCCACCGTGGTGGCCGAGGGGTGCAGCCCCGGCGCGGTGTGGGTCCACGCCTGGACAGTCGACCCGGAGGGCGTGATCACCCAGGTGCGGGAGTACTTCAACACCTCCCTCACCGTCACCCGCCTCGGAGGCGACTCGGCCCTCTCCTcccccgcctcctcctcctccaaggaCTCTGCCGGATCGACTCAATGCCTGCCCGTGTGGGAGAGCCGACTACACCAGCGAGCCCGGAAATCACTTCCTGGCCTCGTACTAGCAATATAA
- the LOC135626929 gene encoding uncharacterized protein LOC135626929 isoform X1, with amino-acid sequence MLVYKIDLQSLKLLLPCLDQNFPGWGNSQNLSEHDKVDFDVVSEEQKRKQRKMDSAERGEHENDIQVDLDADSTGTRMRLVDYIPIYVPTVEQGLLNQSHRHERRFLDFLKAHPSKDWFLRFGFVGRLSPFSFLRRSGNPSDGRRLRRFRVPFVRKINWGALIRYFKNWIKKPVNVALLIWLIFVAAGLLMLFLLMTGILNGAIPSSSNRKKWTEIVNQILNALFTIMCIYQHPKLFHHLVLLLRWKSVDRVELRTVYCKDGSHRVHERAHIMLVVFLLHITCFAQYVLCGLYWGYTRDTRPDWAENLCIGIGIAAPVIAGVYTVFSPLGRKYEEPQSVRESRSQRDQPELKIYNRRVVVTSPEWIGGLFDCWDDPTVCCASFFCTFCVFGWNMERLGFGNMYVHIATFILLVVAPLLVFSVSALNIDDDTIRYIVGIFGIVVCVFGLLYGGFWRIQMRKRFKLPANPFCCGYPSVTDCVHWLLCWSCSLAQEVRTGNFYDVEEDSLCRKAADEEGRPVLLPLPREGGSGFMVTSSGGDDYPRRSYSCPPKVDPTSLQAYADATSTWPSFTRSSTCGKIHAMRPPTPALIQLDEA; translated from the exons ATGTTGGTATACAAGATTGACTTGCAGTCCCTGAAACTACTTCTACCTTGTTTGGACCAGAATTTTCCTGGCTGGGGAAATAGTCAAAATCTATCTGAGCATGACAAAGTTGACTTCGATGTTGTTTCAGAAGAACAAA AACGCAAGCAGAGGAAGATGGATTCCGCCGAGCGTGGCGAACACGAGAACGATATCCAAGTAGATCTCGATGCCGATTCAACCGGCACCAGAATGCGGCTCGTGGATTACATTCCCATTTACGTTCCCACGGTGGAACAGGGGCTGCTGAATCAAAGCCACCGCCACGAGAGAAGATTTCTGGACTTCCTCAAAGCTCACCCATCGAAAGATTGGTTCCTCCGGTTCGGGTTCGTCGGAAGACTCTCACCCTTTTCCTTCTTGCGACGCAGTGGGAATCCATCCGATGGCCGCCGTCTGCGTCGTTTCCGTGTGCCGTTTGTGAGGAAGATCAACTGGGGAGCTCTGATCCGATACTTCAAGAACTGGATAAAGAAACCTGTGAACGTAGCTCTTCTTATCTGGTTGATCTTTGTGGCGGCAGGGCTTCTGATGCTGTTCCTCTTGATGACGGGGATCCTCAACGGAGCCATTCCCAGCAGCTCCAACAGAAAGAAATGGACGGAGATCGTCAACCAGATTCTCAACGCCCTCTTCACCATCATGTGCATATACCAACACCCCAAGCTGTTCCACCACCTGGTGCTTCTCCTCCGGTGGAAATCGGTCGACAGGGTGGAGCTCAGGACGGTGTACTGCAAGGACGGATCTCATCGAGTTCACGAGAGGGCTCACATAATGCTGGTTGTCTTCCTCCTCCACATTACTTGCTTCGCCCAGTACGTCCTCTGCGGCCTCTACTGGGGGTACACGAGGGACACGAGGCCGGACTGGGCCGAGAACCTCTGCATCGGCATCGGAATCGCAGCTCCGGTGATCGCCGGTGTTTACACGGTCTTCAGCCCGCTGGGAAGGAAGTACGAGGAGCCTCAATCCGTCCGCGAATCTCGAAGCCAACGGGATCAGCCGGAGCTGAAGATATACAACAGGCGGGTGGTGGTCACCAGCCCCGAGTGGATCGGAGGGCTGTTCGACTGCTGGGACGACCCAACCGTGTGCTGCGCCTCCTTCTTCTGCACCTTCTGCGTGTTCGGGTGGAACATGGAGCGGCTTGGGTTCGGCAACATGTACGTCCATATCGCCACCTTCATACTGCTCGTCGTCGCCCCTTTGCTGGTCTTCAGCGTCTCCGCCCTCAACATCGACGACGACACCATAAGGTACATCGTGGGGATCTTCGGTATCGTGGTCTGTGTTTTCGGGCTGCTCTACGGCGGGTTTTGGAGGATTCAGATGAGGAAACGATTCAAGCTTCCCGCAAATCCTTTCTGCTGCGGGTACCCCTCGGTGACGGACTGCGTGCATTGGCTGCTCTGTTGGTCGTGTTCTTTGGCTCAGGAGGTGAGGACGGGGAACTTCTATGACGTCGAGGAAGACAGCCTCTGCCGGAAGGCGGCGGACGAGGAAGGCCGGCCGGTGCTGCTTCCTCTGCCGCGGGAAGGAGGGTCGGGATTCATGGTCACATCCAGCGGCGGCGATGACTACCCTCGAAGGAGCTACTCCTGCCCACCCAAAGTCGACCCCACGAGTCTGCAAGCTTACGCTGATGCCACTTCGACATGGCCGTCGTTTACCAGATCCTCTACGTGCGGGAAGATCCATGCGATGAGACCACCTACTCCGGCGTTGATCCAACTGGACGAAGCTTAG
- the LOC135626929 gene encoding uncharacterized protein LOC135626929 isoform X2, giving the protein MDSAERGEHENDIQVDLDADSTGTRMRLVDYIPIYVPTVEQGLLNQSHRHERRFLDFLKAHPSKDWFLRFGFVGRLSPFSFLRRSGNPSDGRRLRRFRVPFVRKINWGALIRYFKNWIKKPVNVALLIWLIFVAAGLLMLFLLMTGILNGAIPSSSNRKKWTEIVNQILNALFTIMCIYQHPKLFHHLVLLLRWKSVDRVELRTVYCKDGSHRVHERAHIMLVVFLLHITCFAQYVLCGLYWGYTRDTRPDWAENLCIGIGIAAPVIAGVYTVFSPLGRKYEEPQSVRESRSQRDQPELKIYNRRVVVTSPEWIGGLFDCWDDPTVCCASFFCTFCVFGWNMERLGFGNMYVHIATFILLVVAPLLVFSVSALNIDDDTIRYIVGIFGIVVCVFGLLYGGFWRIQMRKRFKLPANPFCCGYPSVTDCVHWLLCWSCSLAQEVRTGNFYDVEEDSLCRKAADEEGRPVLLPLPREGGSGFMVTSSGGDDYPRRSYSCPPKVDPTSLQAYADATSTWPSFTRSSTCGKIHAMRPPTPALIQLDEA; this is encoded by the coding sequence ATGGATTCCGCCGAGCGTGGCGAACACGAGAACGATATCCAAGTAGATCTCGATGCCGATTCAACCGGCACCAGAATGCGGCTCGTGGATTACATTCCCATTTACGTTCCCACGGTGGAACAGGGGCTGCTGAATCAAAGCCACCGCCACGAGAGAAGATTTCTGGACTTCCTCAAAGCTCACCCATCGAAAGATTGGTTCCTCCGGTTCGGGTTCGTCGGAAGACTCTCACCCTTTTCCTTCTTGCGACGCAGTGGGAATCCATCCGATGGCCGCCGTCTGCGTCGTTTCCGTGTGCCGTTTGTGAGGAAGATCAACTGGGGAGCTCTGATCCGATACTTCAAGAACTGGATAAAGAAACCTGTGAACGTAGCTCTTCTTATCTGGTTGATCTTTGTGGCGGCAGGGCTTCTGATGCTGTTCCTCTTGATGACGGGGATCCTCAACGGAGCCATTCCCAGCAGCTCCAACAGAAAGAAATGGACGGAGATCGTCAACCAGATTCTCAACGCCCTCTTCACCATCATGTGCATATACCAACACCCCAAGCTGTTCCACCACCTGGTGCTTCTCCTCCGGTGGAAATCGGTCGACAGGGTGGAGCTCAGGACGGTGTACTGCAAGGACGGATCTCATCGAGTTCACGAGAGGGCTCACATAATGCTGGTTGTCTTCCTCCTCCACATTACTTGCTTCGCCCAGTACGTCCTCTGCGGCCTCTACTGGGGGTACACGAGGGACACGAGGCCGGACTGGGCCGAGAACCTCTGCATCGGCATCGGAATCGCAGCTCCGGTGATCGCCGGTGTTTACACGGTCTTCAGCCCGCTGGGAAGGAAGTACGAGGAGCCTCAATCCGTCCGCGAATCTCGAAGCCAACGGGATCAGCCGGAGCTGAAGATATACAACAGGCGGGTGGTGGTCACCAGCCCCGAGTGGATCGGAGGGCTGTTCGACTGCTGGGACGACCCAACCGTGTGCTGCGCCTCCTTCTTCTGCACCTTCTGCGTGTTCGGGTGGAACATGGAGCGGCTTGGGTTCGGCAACATGTACGTCCATATCGCCACCTTCATACTGCTCGTCGTCGCCCCTTTGCTGGTCTTCAGCGTCTCCGCCCTCAACATCGACGACGACACCATAAGGTACATCGTGGGGATCTTCGGTATCGTGGTCTGTGTTTTCGGGCTGCTCTACGGCGGGTTTTGGAGGATTCAGATGAGGAAACGATTCAAGCTTCCCGCAAATCCTTTCTGCTGCGGGTACCCCTCGGTGACGGACTGCGTGCATTGGCTGCTCTGTTGGTCGTGTTCTTTGGCTCAGGAGGTGAGGACGGGGAACTTCTATGACGTCGAGGAAGACAGCCTCTGCCGGAAGGCGGCGGACGAGGAAGGCCGGCCGGTGCTGCTTCCTCTGCCGCGGGAAGGAGGGTCGGGATTCATGGTCACATCCAGCGGCGGCGATGACTACCCTCGAAGGAGCTACTCCTGCCCACCCAAAGTCGACCCCACGAGTCTGCAAGCTTACGCTGATGCCACTTCGACATGGCCGTCGTTTACCAGATCCTCTACGTGCGGGAAGATCCATGCGATGAGACCACCTACTCCGGCGTTGATCCAACTGGACGAAGCTTAG
- the LOC135627359 gene encoding uncharacterized protein LOC135627359 isoform X1, with the protein MSSRPPNLTFKLVLLGDGRVGKTSLVLRYVNNVFSEKQEATVQAFYLKKHLVIEGVPVTLSIWDTAGQERFHALGPIYYRDADAALLVYDITDNDSFLRVRKWVKELQQMASKDIVMAIAANKSDLVRSKKYDIQEAESYAATIGSKIFVTSAKSGTGVDEVFIDITTRLLQKKKNSTNGLLPAPPKRGILVVDDEPEKEPPPKCCS; encoded by the exons ATGAGCTCCCGGCCGCCAAATCTCACCTTTAAGCTCGTTCTCCTCGGGGACG GTCGAGTTGGGAAAACCTCCCTTGTATTGAGATATGTAAATAATGTTTTCTCCGAGAAACAAGAAGCTACAGTGCAAGCTTTCTATCTAAAAAAACACCTTGTCATTGAAGGTGTGCCTGTTACCTTGTCTATATGG GATACAGCTGGACAGGAACGTTTCCATGCTTTGGGCCCCATCTATTATCGCGATGCTGATG CAGCACTTTTAGTATATGACATCACAGACAATGATTCTTTTCTTCGAGTCCGAAAGTGGGTTAAGGAACTTCAGCAGATGGCATCAAAGGATATAGTCATGGCCATAGCAGCAAATAAAAGTGATTTAGTTAGATCAAAGAAGTATGATATACAAGAAGCTGAAAG CTATGCAGCAACGATTGGATCAAAGATTTTTGTGACATCTGCCAAGTCTGGAACAGGAGTAGATGAAGTCTTTATTGATATCACAACAC GATTATTGCAGAAGAAAAAGAATAGCACCAATGGCTTGCTGCCTGCTCCACCGaaaagagggattcttgttgtagATGATGAACCTGAGAAAGAACCCCCACCAAAGTGTTGTTCATAG
- the LOC135627359 gene encoding uncharacterized protein LOC135627359 isoform X2, translating to MSSRPPNLTFKLVLLGDGRVGKTSLVLRYVNNVFSEKQEATVQAFYLKKHLVIEGVPVTLSIWDTAGQERFHALGPIYYRDADALLVYDITDNDSFLRVRKWVKELQQMASKDIVMAIAANKSDLVRSKKYDIQEAESYAATIGSKIFVTSAKSGTGVDEVFIDITTRLLQKKKNSTNGLLPAPPKRGILVVDDEPEKEPPPKCCS from the exons ATGAGCTCCCGGCCGCCAAATCTCACCTTTAAGCTCGTTCTCCTCGGGGACG GTCGAGTTGGGAAAACCTCCCTTGTATTGAGATATGTAAATAATGTTTTCTCCGAGAAACAAGAAGCTACAGTGCAAGCTTTCTATCTAAAAAAACACCTTGTCATTGAAGGTGTGCCTGTTACCTTGTCTATATGG GATACAGCTGGACAGGAACGTTTCCATGCTTTGGGCCCCATCTATTATCGCGATGCTGATG CACTTTTAGTATATGACATCACAGACAATGATTCTTTTCTTCGAGTCCGAAAGTGGGTTAAGGAACTTCAGCAGATGGCATCAAAGGATATAGTCATGGCCATAGCAGCAAATAAAAGTGATTTAGTTAGATCAAAGAAGTATGATATACAAGAAGCTGAAAG CTATGCAGCAACGATTGGATCAAAGATTTTTGTGACATCTGCCAAGTCTGGAACAGGAGTAGATGAAGTCTTTATTGATATCACAACAC GATTATTGCAGAAGAAAAAGAATAGCACCAATGGCTTGCTGCCTGCTCCACCGaaaagagggattcttgttgtagATGATGAACCTGAGAAAGAACCCCCACCAAAGTGTTGTTCATAG
- the LOC135627168 gene encoding protein transport protein Sec61 subunit beta-like produces MVANGGAPPRGSAAAAASLRRRRPGGGGAGAAGGGASTMLQFYTDDATGAKMSPNTVLFMSIGFIAVVALLHVVGKLYFVRH; encoded by the coding sequence ATGGTTGCCAATGGCGGAGCACCACCAAGAGGTAGTGCAGCAGCAGCTGCCAGCTTGCGCAGACGCAGGCcaggtggtggtggtgctggtgCAGCAGGAGGAGGTGCGAGCACGATGCTCCAGTTCTACACCGACGATGCTACGGGAGCCAAGATGTCTCCCAATACTGTTCTCTTTATGAGCATTGGATTCATTGCTGTGGTTGCTCTTCTGCATGTCGTCGGTAAACTCTATTTTGTTCGTCACTAG
- the LOC103972662 gene encoding protein LURP-one-related 15-like, translating into MSSSSQFAAPSGAIVGPRFCVPYPIDLTFFIDAAKCDHLTVTDINGNVVFKVEAHKWSLRSRQVVVDASGKTVISMQQKLSSIHDRWQVFKGNSSDPKHMLFSVKRSSALQFKTELDVFLAANTKEEVCDFKIKGSFRKRSCTVYKGDSSMVIAQMSKEYKLVNGLVSKDAFGVAVNPNTDYSFVTALTIIRHEFFKEDTVISHEISDEISDEISDGISSVISAALGGS; encoded by the exons atgagttcAAGTTCTCAGTTTGCTGCGCCGtccggtgccatcgtcggcccaCGGTTCTGCGTTCCGTATCCGATCGACctcacgttcttcatcgatgccgcCAAATGTGACCACCTCACGGTGACCGACATCAACGGCAACGTCGTCTTCAAGGTCGAAGCCCATAAGTGGAGCCTCAGAAGCAGGCAGGTGGTCGTCGACGCCTCCGGCAAGACTGTGATTTCGATGCAGCAGAAG CTGAGCAGCATCCATGACCGGTGGCAAGTCTTCAAGGGAAATAGCTCAGATCCTAAGCATATGCTGTTTAGCGTCAAGAGGAGTTCTGCTCTCCAATTCAAGACCGAGTTGGACGTGTTCTTAGCTGCCAACACGAAGGAGGAGGTGTGTGACTTCAAGATCAAGGGAAGCTTCCGCAAGAGATCATGCACTGTGTACAAGGGCGACTCTTCCATGGTGATCGCGCAG ATGAGCAAAGAATACAAATTGGTGAATGGATTGGTATCCAAGGATGCTTTCGGCGTGGCCGTCAACCCAAACACCGACTACTCCTTCGTTACTGCTCTGACCATAATTCGACATGAGTTCTTTAAAGAAGACACTGTAATCTCTCATGAAATCTCAGATGAAATCTCAGACGAAATCTCAGATGGAATCTCATCTGTAATCTCAGCTGCACTAGGTGGATCCTAA
- the LOC135627615 gene encoding protein LURP-one-related 15-like: protein MSESSPRISRPDAIVDPRFCASYPIDLTFFIDTSWLNCDRLAVTDTNGNVVFKVEVRKRSLRSWHVVVDASGKPVISMREKLRSVNDRWQVFKGDSSDPKYLLFSVKRSSSLQVKTVLDVFLAANIKEEIVR from the exons atGAGTGAATCGAGTCCTCGGATTTCTCGGCCCGACGCCATCGTCGACCCGCGGTTCTGCGCTTCGTACCCGATCGACCTCACGTTCTTCATCGACACCTCCTGGTTGAACTGTGACCGCCTCGCCGTGACCGACACCAACGGCAACGTCGTCTTCAAGGTTGAAGTCCGTAAGCGGAGCCTCAGAAGCTGGCATGTAGTCGTCGACGCTTCCGGCAAGCCTGTGATCTCGATGCGGGAGAAG CTGCGTAGCGTCAATGACCGGTGGCAGGTCTTCAAGGGAGATAGCTCTGATCCTAAATATCTGCTGTTTAGCGTCAAGAGGAGTTCTTCTCTCCAAGTCAAGACCGTGTTGGATGTGTTCTTAGCTGCCAACATCAAGGAAGAAATCGTAAGATGA
- the LOC135627421 gene encoding protein LURP-one-related 15-like has translation MGSLISKVAAPSCAIVDPRFCASYPIDLTFFIDAAWLNCDHLAVTDINGNVVFKVEAHKWSLRNRLVVVDASGKPVVSMLQKLSSIHDRWQVFKGNNCSDPRHLLFSVKRSSALQSKTELDVFLAANTEEEVCDFKIKGSFRNRSCTVYKGDSSMVIAQMSKEYKLVNGFVSKDAFGVAVNPNTDYSFITALTIIRHQFFKEETGISDAITDAITDVITDVISDDISDGISAISAALGGS, from the exons atgggttcactaatttctaAGGTTGCTGCCCCGTCCTGCGCCATCGTCGACCCGCGGTTCTGCGCGTCGTACCCGATCGACCTCACGTTCTTCATCGACGCCGCCTGGTTGAACTGTGACCACCTCGCGGTGACCGACATCAACGGCAACGTCGTCTTCAAGGTCGAAGCCCATAAGTGGAGCCTCAGAAACAGGCTGGTGGTCGTCGACGCCTCCGGCAAGCCTGTGGTTTCGATGCTGCAGAAG CTGAGCAGCATCCATGACCGGTGGCAAGTCTTCAAGGGAAATAATTGCTCAGACCCTAGGCATCTGCTGTTTAGCGTCAAGAGGAGTTCTGCTCTCCAATCCAAGACCGAGTTGGACGTGTTCTTAGCTGCCAACACGGAGGAGGAGGTGTGTGACTTCAAGATCAAGGGAAGCTTCCGCAACAGATCATGCACTGTGTACAAGGGCGACTCTTCCATGGTGATCGCGCAG ATGAGCAAAGAATACAAATTGGTGAATGGATTTGTATCCAAGGATGCTTTCGGGGTGGCCGTCAACCCAAACACCGACTACTCCTTCATTACTGCTCTGACCATCATTCGACATCAGTTCTTTAAAGAAGAAACTGGAATCTCTGATGCAATCACTGATGCAATCACTGATGTAATCACTGATGTAATCTCTGATGATATCTCAGATGGAATCTCTGCAATCTCAGCTGCACTAGGTGGATCCTAA
- the LOC135627420 gene encoding protein LURP-one-related 15-like, with product MSSPSSQFAAPSGAIVGPCFCVPDPIGLTFFIDAAWLNCDHLAVTDINGNVVFKVEAHKWSLRNRQVVVDASGKPVISMQQKLRSIHDRWQVFKGNSSDPKHLLFSVKRSSALQFKTELDVFLAANTKEEVCDFKIKGSFRKRSFTVYKGDSSMVIAQMSKEDILVNGLVSKDAFEVAVNPNTDYSFITALTIIRHEFFKEDAGISDEISDEISNEISDEISNEISDEISNEISNEISNEISNEIANEISDEISDENSDETSDGISSVIISAISALLGGS from the exons atgagTTCACCAAGTTCTCAGTTTGCTGCCCCGTCCGGCGCCATCGTCGGCCCATGCTTCTGCGTTCCGGATCCGATCGGCCTCACGTTCTTCATCGACGCCGCCTGGTTGAACTGTGACCACCTCGCGGTGACCGACATCAACGGCAACGTCGTCTTCAAGGTCGAAGCCCATAAGTGGAGCCTCAGAAACAGGCAGGTGGTCGTCGACGCCTCCGGCAAGCCTGTGATTTCGATGCAGCAGAAG CTGAGAAGCATCCATGACCGGTGGCAAGTCTTCAAGGGAAATAGCTCAGATCCTAAGCATCTGCTGTTTAGCGTCAAGAGGAGTTCTGCTCTCCAATTCAAGACCGAGTTGGACGTGTTCTTAGCTGCCAACACGAAGGAGGAGGTGTGTGACTTCAAGATCAAGGGAAGCTTCCGCAAGAGATCATTCACTGTGTACAAGGGCGACTCTTCCATGGTGATCGCGCAG ATGAGCAAAGAAGACATACTGGTGAATGGATTGGTATCCAAGGATGCTTTCGAGGTGGCCGTCAACCCAAACACCGACTACTCCTTCATTACTGCTCTGACCATAATTCGACATGAGTTCTTTAAAGAAGACGCTGGAATCTCTGATGAAATCTCTGATGAAATCTCAAATGAAATCTCAGATGAAATCTCAAATGAAATCTCGGATGAAATTTCAAATGAAATCTCAAATGAAATCTCAAATGAAATCTCAAATGAAATCGCAAATGAAATCTCAGATGAAATCTCAGATGAAAACTCAGACGAAACCTCAGATGGAATCTCATCTGTAATCATATCTGCAATCTCAGCTTTACTAGGTGGATCCTAA
- the LOC135627422 gene encoding protein LURP-one-related 10-like, which yields MGSLISKVAAPSCAIVDPRFCASYPIELTFFIDAAWLNCDHLAVTDINGNVVFKVEAHKWSLRNRQVVVDASGKPVISMQQKLSSIHDRWLVFKGNSSDPKHLLFSVKRSSAFQFKTELDVFLAANKEEEVCDFKIKGSFRNRSCTVYKGDYSMVIAQMSKEYKLVNGLVSKDAFGVAVIPNTDYSFITALTIIRHKFFKEDTRISDVISHVISHVISNEISTALISAISALLGGS from the exons atgggttcactaatttctaAGGTTGCTGCCCCGTCCTGCGCCATCGTCGACCCGCGGTTCTGCGCGTCGTACCCGATCGAACTCACGTTCTTCATCGACGCCGCCTGGTTGAACTGTGACCACCTCGCGGTGACCGACATCAACGGCAACGTCGTCTTCAAGGTCGAAGCCCATAAGTGGAGCCTCAGAAACAGGCAGGTGGTCGTCGACGCCTCCGGCAAGCCTGTGATTTCGATGCAGCAGAAG CTGAGCAGCATCCATGACCGGTGGCTAGTCTTCAAGGGAAATAGCTCAGATCCTAAGCATCTGCTGTTTAGCGTCAAGAGGAGTTCTGCTTTCCAATTCAAGACCGAGTTGGACGTGTTCTTAGCTGCCAACAAGGAGGAGGAGGTGTGTGACTTCAAGATCAAGGGAAGCTTCCGCAACAGATCATGCACTGTGTACAAGGGCGACTATTCCATGGTGATCGCGCAG ATGAGCAAAGAATACAAATTGGTGAATGGATTGGTATCCAAGGATGCTTTCGGGGTGGCCGTCATCCCAAACACCGACTACTCCTTCATTACTGCTCTGACCATCATTCGACATAAGTTCTTTAAAGAAGACACTAGAATCTCTGATGTAATCTCTCATGTAATCTCTCATGTAATCTCAAATGAAATCTCAACTGCACTCATATCTGCAATCTCAGCTTTACTAGGTGGATCCTAA